The genome window CAGAAGCAGCACGTGTTTACAAACTTTagataaacaataataaactatataaaatataaacatttataatcacatttattttacttgcattaaaacattttctcatttcattGTGTTGAAAGTTTTGCTCTCAAACcttttgtatatatgtatacaaaatatatatatatgtatataaatatatatatatatatatatatatatatatatatatatatatatatatatatatatatatatatatatatatatatatatatatatatatatatatataaaaatataaatatatttatataaataaatatatataaatatatatatatttatatatatatatatatatatatatatatataatagttggAGATCATTTTTCTATTGCAGATCTGTTGGCGGCTTTGACAGGGGGGGAGTACACCCGCAGTGAGGGGGCGAGGCTAAGACGAAGGCCGACTTCCTGTCACGACAACCTGCAGACTCACCTGAGACTGAAACCGGCTGGCAATCAAAAACTGCCGGACCTGCTGTCCTCCTTCAGAGAAACTCTCAAAAGGCCTCACTCCACCTACGACCTCAAGGTGAGAAACACGTCATTTCCATGAGCGTTTGACGTTCATCTGGCGCCACCTTCCACCAGACATGGCGGGAAATCTGGGAATTCAAACAAATCttgaaatatctttaaaaagttCTTCAGATAAAAAGTCTCAAAgtctcaaaataaaaacttttcttCTGGATCATCAGACAGCGATGATCTGATGATCGTTATTATAATCTTAATTTAAGGATAATTTGCAGTGAAGTCTTCTGCCCCACAGTTGCCCCCCCCCAACAGCACCAGCAGTCCCCTGATCGCAGGTCGCCCTCAGCGCTCGCTCCGCCCGTCCTCCAGCTTCAACATCGGAGCTTCTCCAAAAACACCGACACCCCAGCCCCGCCCCTCCCCCACAGCCCTCTCCCCCCAGCAGACGGCGCCTGACGGAGGCGTGAAGTTGACCCACGAGCAGTTCAAGGCGGCGCTGCAGACGGTGGTAGACCCGGGCGACCCAAGGACGACCCTGGAGAACTTTGTGAAGATCGGGGAGGGGTCCACAGGCGTGGTCTGCCTCGCCCGGGAGAGGCACAGTGGGCGCCGCGTCGCCGTCAAGATGATGGACCTCAGGAAGCAACAGCGCCGCGAGCTGCTGTTCAACGAGGTGCAgaaagttaaataaagttaaataaaatgtattatcattaaaaaaaagtaaagttaattaaaataaCCTGAgaatttatttctctttatgtttccatttattttcttattattttacagttatACTTGTCCTCTGCCTCACCTGTCCGTGTGTCTCAGGTGGTGATCATGAGGGACTACCGGCACCACAACGTGGTGGAGATGCACCGCAGCGCTCTGGTGGAGGAGGAACTCTGGGTAATCATGGAGTACCTGCAGGGCGGCGCTCTCACTCACATCGTCAGTGAAACCAGGTGAGCAGGAAGACACCTGTACAtttcacatattttatatatatattatatattatattgtgtgtatttgttagTGGAGCACGGAGtcaaaggagtgtgtgtgtgtgtgtgtgtgtgtgtgtgtgtgtgtgtgtgtgtgtcaggctgagCGAGGAGCAAACGGCGACAGTGTGTGAAGGCGTGCTGCAGGCGCTGTCCTACCTTCACTGTCAGGGAGTCATACACAGAGACATCAAGAGCGACTCCATACTGCTGACACTGGACGggagggtaacacacacacgcgcacacgttTTTATCCCAGCAGCAACATGTGTCGTCACTCTCGTTCCAGCCTGTTAATGCACGAGTATGtttggttagcttagcatgtaGCTTCACAACTCATTCATTTAGTCCAGTTACAAAGTCAGAAACTAGCTGAAAGTGACAGGAAAATTATAAGAAAAACAAACGAGAGAAATAACTAAGGCTGAGTCGTATTTGTTTTCGGTTGTCATTCCTGCCTTCTACGCAGGGAGAAGgcgggggagaaggaggaggggcggggaaaaggaggaagaggagggaaggcggagaagaggaggaggagaaggaggaggagataaaGGCGGAGGACggaagcaggagaaggaggaggagaaggcggAGGCGACGGAGGATGAGGTAAGGAGGAGAatgaggagaagggagagaggaggaggagaagacggagaggagaaggaaggaggaagaggagaagaaaggagaaggcggaggagaaggaggaggagaggaggaggagggtgagacgGCAGAAGGGCTGAGGAGAAGCTAgtaggaagagaggaggaggagaaggagccgGCGGCGGGGTACGGAGGTGAATGGAGGAGGAGAATAAGGAGGAGACAgcgagaagaaggaggaggaggagaagaaaaagaggaggggaaggggcagaggagaatgagaagaggagagaaggctTAGGTCTCAAAGGAGGAGTAGGTGAAGGAGGGGGAAGGATTATCGTGAGAATGCGCATGCGCTGAGCGAGGAGAAGGAGACGAACACTTCCGGCTtcgtctctccttctttcttctttttcattctctTCTTAGCTCTTcttcccttctttctcttcttcttcttcttcgtcttcttcttcttttcttcttttctctcctcctttcttcttcttcttcttcttttttcttcttcttctgcagataACACTGTCAGACTTTGGTTTCTGTGCTCAGATCAGTAAAGACGTCCAGAAGAGGAAGTCTCTGGTTGGGACTCCGTACTGGATGGCCCCTGAAGTGATTTCCAAAAACACCGTACGGCACTGAGGTACCAACACCTTTAAGAAAACCTGCTCTGCTACTGTACCTGTTTGCAGGTGGGGTCTAACAGTTCCTGTTTCAGGTGGACATCTGGTCTCTGGGCATCATGGTGGTGGAGATGGTGGACGGAGAGCCGCCATATTTCAGCGACACGCCCATCACCGCCATGAAGAAGCTGAGAGACGAGGCGGCACCGAGTGTGAAGAACATCCACAgggttagacacacacacatactacacaCATACTACACGCTTTACTACACACTTGGTTACACACTTtgttacacactttactacacacagaaatgctaacaggctaacaggctaaccagtgtgtaggtgtgtgtggggcCCTGGTCAGTCCTGCAGGTAGCTGATGATGTGACTGTGTCTCAGGTGTCTCCGGTATTGAAGGACTTCCTGGGCTGCATGTTGACTCGGGACACGAAGCAGCGCTCCAGCGCCGCCAACCTGCTGCAGCACCCGTTCCTGCTGCAGGCCGGCTCCCCGTGCTGCCTGGTGCCGCTGGTGGAGCACCACCGCAAACGCATGTCGCTTTGTTGAACACCTGAGACTCATCTGAAACACCTGAGACTCACCTGAAACACATGTGGGACTCACCTGAAACACATGTGGGACTCACCGGAAACACCTGAGACTCACCTGAAACACCTGAGACTCATCTGAAACACCTGAGACTCACCTGAAAGACATGTGGGACTCACCTGAAAGACATGTTGAACTCACCTGAAACACCTGAGACTCACCTGAAAGACATGTTGAACTCACCTGAAACACCTGAGACTCACCTGAAAGACATGTGGGACTCACctgaaacacatgttgaacTCACATGAAACACCTGAGACTCACCTGAAAGACATGTGGGACTCACCGGAAACACCTGAGACTCACCTGAAAGACATGTTGAACTCACCTGAAACACACGGCGAGTGTCTTTGTTTTCTATGACCAGAGAAACGTGAGCTCAGTTTCTCATTGGTTGCTCAGGAGGCTGCAGACTTCAGCGACCAATCAGGTGAGTGAACCAGAGCTGCTGCGGCGTGAACAGAGACTCACCTGAACTTTGTGTCCCAGCTGCAGGACGCTTTGCTTCCCTGGAAGCAGCTGAAGTCACCTGTACACGTCACACCTTCTTGCTGCTCCCtggttgacctttgacctcctgtaGTTTAAGGTTCCTTCATGTTTCCGTGCAGACAGAAAACCATGAACATTTTATTACgattattaataaaaaagaacatttcaaatacatgatgatacatttaatttaaaaagaatgaaaatagAACAAAGTATTAACTGAAATTAGGATTATTTTCCATGATGCTCTTCTGCTGACGATGAATTATAATAAAGCTCTTCGTCTTCCTGAAGAAGACTTCACTTTGCACACGTttgtttaaatgcttttatcttttataaGTATAGATGTTAATAAAACTgatattttcaaatgtgttatttcttatatatcattattattttatatttacacagacacacacacaaacacagacatacacacacagagacagacagacacacacacagacagacacacacagacacacacaacacacacacacagacagacacacacacagatacacacacacacagacagacacacacacagataaacacacacacagacagacacacacacagatacacacacacacagacagacacacacacagataaacacacacacagacagacacacacagacacacacaaacacacacacagacagacacacacacagatacacacacacacacagacagacacacacacacagatacacacacacacagacagacacacacacagatacacacacacacagacagacacacacacagatacacacacacagatacacacacacagacagaaacacacacacagacagacacacacacacacacacagatacacacacacacagatacacacacacacagacagacacacacacagacacacacacacagataaacacacacacagacagacacacacagacacacacaaacacacacacagacagacacacacacagatacacacacacacagacagacacacacacacacagatacacacacacagacagacacacacacagatacacacacacacagacagacacacacacagacacacacacagacacacacacagatacacacaaacacagacagacacacacacagatacacacacagatacaccgacacacacacagacacacacacagatacacagacacacacagacacacacaaacacacacacagatacacacacagatacacagacacacacagacacacacaaacacacacacagatacacacacagattttactccattaaacagaaataaatcagttttaaGAAGTTTTGGAGTTTAAAGAAATACGTAAAAATGCACACATAATATAATTGTTGTCCAAAATAATAACTGTACACATGATGATgacatgataaataataatcttacTGCAAAAACATATTGTTACTTATTTTTAAAACGTAGTCtagatttatttagtttctttccTGAACTTTCCCTCTGGATGAAACTAAAAAGCTAATATAGTTTTATATCACCTGGGACTTTATAATTAAACTAATTATCTTATTTATATCtaattttctgacctttttaaagaacaaacCATTATTccaaaataatctgcagattaatccatGACTGAAACAAGATCTTAGTTTTAGTTCCATGAATTTACCTAATTActgattttattaaaaacatcacaaaaataaagttttgcatCTTTGTAGACGTTTTGTGTCTCGTTGGaacttttgtttctctttaacttttttggtggttcattttttatcaaaaacattaaataaaactcTTTTAGTTTCTAATATGAGAGCTGATATGTAAACGTCTTTCTGGAAAGTTTCCATATTTTACTAGCAGCCAGTTGATCCTCAGTTCTCTGCTGCCAGAGATTAAAACTCTCGTTTCTATTTGAGGCTGAGAGCTGCGGAgataaagagacaaaaacacttCAGTCAGAAACACTTCATATCAGAGCCTGCCGGGGGGGGCACAGTTTCTGCGTGGGGACTACATATGAAAGTGTATGTCTTCCTGGCTGACTTCGCTAACTAAACGTCACTAAACTCAGGGTTCAGCAGATTATTGGGATGTGAAGTGAAATATTGAGGTTTGGTTTAATGATACAAATCATATGCGCttgaatattaataaataagttGTTGTACTTGCAATACATTCAAATTAGGAACACcttaaataatgaattcatcTTTTCTGGATCTACACTTTTTCATCTAAACAGATATGaataattgtttaaatatataacaagCAACCAAATAAATGGGTTGGAAGTAATTGGTTTTTAATGCAGtaaaatcatgtttttaatgcactggtcaatttttaTCTTCTGTAACTCGTCTTCTGTCAGattaatgtaaagaaaacatcagaatcacatctggagtttgtgtttctaactttgtgtgtttgtgtgtgtagatttaaactctccacagctacattacataacgcctcatgtacatattaaacacttgtaatataaagttgtgttgatgtgagtcatgaagtggggaagcttcatgatatctgttagttacatgtttgaccctgttcacctgtagtgtgtacaacatgtatgactctgttcacctgtagtgtgtacaacatgtatgaccctgttcacctgtagtgtgtacaacatgtatgactctgttcacctgtagtgtgtacaacatgtatgactctgttcacctgtagtgtgtacaacatgtatgactctgttcacctgtagtgtgtacaacatgtatgaccctgttcacctgtagtgtgtacaacatgtatgaatgttacaatacatatctttaaaggagcttttctctaaaggagctttttctcacactcttcagcagaaatctccacttcagtagcacttacatacaccaaactttccactttcattcctctctatattctgaagctttgtacaGAGgactttgttcacatgtcactcacagctcatgttatacacgctacactaactacatgcaggagatgcactaagttctgtgtgttgacaggatttagtgatttatggagtgatacaaagacagatccagaatctgtacaaacctttgacatgtgaacaacatgaaacactttgaacctgcttcatccagacatcactttatatctggaaatggagcacatcagcacatatttaataacataatgactcatttatatttttaaacatcacatttcagaaaacttgtaatatatTAGGTTTAGCTTTGTAAATGGAGCTCACACTGCTGCAGGTGAAGGATTGTACTGTAATAGAAATGTTGGATGAACTGTAGTAGAAACTGAGTCTAAATAGAGAAGTGTCAGGCTTCCCTATCAGCGGGCAGATAAGCAGTGAAACACTCCTTTTCCCAAAATGGAATTTAACAGCCAAAGGTCCTGAAACTGCCCTCATGGTGTCTGCACATCCCGGGATAAATTTAGTGTCCtcttctatttgtttttttcttttcagcagtTATCTCCTAATTTGGTCAACAGGGCGTCTTTATAAACGTCCGGCCGCTGTGAAGAGTCTGCAGTTCTGCATCAGAGTCACCCGAGCAAacgtctttcttctctcttctgacTGAAGTGAACCTCCACCCTCAATCATGGGTGACGTTCTTATGGCCGAGTTCGGGAAGGCTGCTTCTTACCTGAGGAAGTCGGACAAAGAGCGCCTGGAAGCCCAGACCAGACTTTTTGACATCAAGACTGAATGCTTTGTAATGGACAAAGA of Cottoperca gobio unplaced genomic scaffold, fCotGob3.1 fCotGob3_155arrow_ctg1, whole genome shotgun sequence contains these proteins:
- the LOC115004618 gene encoding LOW QUALITY PROTEIN: serine/threonine-protein kinase PAK 6-like (The sequence of the model RefSeq protein was modified relative to this genomic sequence to represent the inferred CDS: deleted 1 base in 1 codon), coding for MFHRRRMKKRRPQISAPRDFQHRVHTSFDVATGRYIGLPPQWQSVIDTLRRPRPLVDPSRITEVQLRKTIVRGSFLGHGDYISQLISEMSHLSVTSSNSLRRSSPSARRRARSLGRLGELAEESYQYEELDRCGDGGKTTGRSSTYWQDRIRQVRSESGKQHAALQRAKSSCQVGTEASPPTDLLAALTGGEYTRSEGARLRRRPTSCHDNLQTHLRLKPAGNQKLPDLLSSFRETLKRPHSTYDLKSSAPQLPPPNSTSSPLIAGRPQRSLRPSSSFNIGASPKTPTPQPRPSPTALSPQQTAPDGGVKLTHEQFKAALQTVVDPGDPRTTLENFVKIGEGSTGVVCLARERHSGRRVAVKMMDLRKQQRRELLFNEVVIMRDYRHHNVVEMHRSALVEEELWVIMEYLQGGALTHIVSETRLSEEQTATVCEGVLQALSYLHCQGVIHRDIKSDSILLTLDGRITLSDFGFCAQISKDVQKRKSLVGTPYWMAPEVISKTPYGTEVDIWSLGIMVVEMVDGEPPYFSDTPITAMKKLRDEAAPSVKNIHRVSPVLKDFLGCMLTRDTKQRSSAANLLQHPFLLQAGSPCCLVPLVEHHRKRMSLC